One window of the Bos mutus isolate GX-2022 chromosome X, NWIPB_WYAK_1.1, whole genome shotgun sequence genome contains the following:
- the BCAP31 gene encoding B-cell receptor-associated protein 31: MSLQWTAVATFLYAEVFAVLLLCIPFISPKRWQKIFKSRLVELVVTYGNTFFVVLIVILVLLVIDAVREIRKYDDVTEKVNLQNNPGAVEHFHMKLFRAQRNLYIAGFSLLLSFLLRRLVTLISQQATLLASNEAFKKQAESASDAAKKYMEENDLLKKEAGGVTKLGGRDSEVKVQEENRSLKADLKRLKDELAVNKQKLEKAENEALAMRKQSKGLTKEYDRLLEEHTKLQAAVDGPSDKKEE, translated from the exons ATGAGTCTGCAGTGGACTGCAGTCGCCACCTTCCTCTATGCGGAGGTCTTCGCTGTGCTGCTGCTCTGCATTCCCTTCATTTCTCCCAAAAG ATGGCAGAAGATTTTCAAGTCCCGCCTTGTGGAGTTGGTAGTGACATATGGCAACACCTTCTTTGTGGTTCTCATTGTCATCCTTGTGCTACTGGTCATTG ATGCTGTTCGTGAGATTCGAAAGTATGATGATGTGACAGAGAAGGTGAACCTCCAGAACAACCCTGGGGCTGTGGAGCACTTCCACATGAAGCTTTTCCGTGCCCAGAGGAACCTCTACATTGCTGGCTTTTCCTTGCTGCTGTCCTT TCTGCTTAGACGCCTGGTGACTCTCATCTCCCAGCAGGCCACGCTGTTGGCCTCCAACGAAGCCTTTAAAAAGCAGGCAGAGAGCGCCAGTGATGCAGCCAAGAAGTACATGGAGGAGAACGACCTGCTCAAGAAG GAAGCTGGCGGTGTCACCAAGTTGGGTGGCAGGGACAGCGAAGTGAAGGTGCAGGAAGAGAACAGGAGCCTGAAGGCTGATCTCAAGAGGCTGAAGGACGAGCTGGCTGTCAACAAGCAAA AGCTGGAGAAGGCGGAAAATGAAGCTCTGGCCATGCGGAAGCAGTCTAAGGGCCTCACCAAGGAGTACGACCGCCTGTTGGAGGAGCACACGAAGCTGCAG GCTGCGGTAGATGGCCCCTCGGACAAGAAGGAGGAGTGA